The Candidatus Atribacteria bacterium ADurb.Bin276 genome contains the following window.
GCGACTTATCCACCGATGGAATATCATGATGAAGCAGGAAATATGATTGGTTTTGATATTGACCTTGGCAACGCCATTGCCGAGTTGTTGGGAGTCAAAGCGGAGTTTATTGATACAGCTTGGGATGGGATATTTCCAGCTTTGGATTCGAAAAAGTTTGATATCATCATGTCTTCGACTTCAATAACTGAAGAGCGGTTAAAGTCTAAAGACATGAGTGACCCTTATTATCAAACATCTCAAGCAATTGCGATTCGAAAAGATGATGACTCGATAAAAGGGCCAGAAGATTTAGTTGGGAAAGTAGTTGCGGTTCAAATTGGAACTACTGGAGATTTTGCTGTAAGCGAAATTGAAGGTATAAAAGAAATTAAACGTTTTGATACCACCGATAAAGCCTATATGGAAGTTATGAATAAAAGAGCTGATGCTGTCGTGAATGATTATTCTGAAGTATCATTCCGGATGACGCTTCTTCCTGATATGAAAGTTGCTGCGACATTCAAAGAAGGAGAAGATATTTACGGAATAACAATGCGTAAAGGTGAAACCGAATTATTAGCAGCCATCAATGAAGCAATTGCTAAATTAAAAGAATCGGGTAAATATCAGGAAATTCATGACAAATGGTTTACTGTTCCGGGAAATTAGAAGAGCAGAAACAGTTTTCATAAAAAATTTTTAATGGGCGCTATGAAATAGCGCCCATTTTTTCGGTATTTGAAAAAA
Protein-coding sequences here:
- the fliY_1 gene encoding Cystine-binding periplasmic protein precursor, with protein sequence MKKHLVIFLVIMVGMIGLSSLAMASTLDDIKARGTIIIGTDATYPPMEYHDEAGNMIGFDIDLGNAIAELLGVKAEFIDTAWDGIFPALDSKKFDIIMSSTSITEERLKSKDMSDPYYQTSQAIAIRKDDDSIKGPEDLVGKVVAVQIGTTGDFAVSEIEGIKEIKRFDTTDKAYMEVMNKRADAVVNDYSEVSFRMTLLPDMKVAATFKEGEDIYGITMRKGETELLAAINEAIAKLKESGKYQEIHDKWFTVPGN